One window of Bacteroidota bacterium genomic DNA carries:
- a CDS encoding CBS domain-containing protein, with protein sequence MTREVHTVPLDLPIDALAEFFVEHQISGAPVVADDDTLVGVVTLRDVVRTLRYPDREPHRHTANDYYLRPLDGACAQEELDGFRVGGGYQHTVRHIMTPAAYSVDEGLPVQDVADVMIRARLHRLLVTKEGKLSGILSALDLLHLVRSL encoded by the coding sequence ATGACCCGTGAAGTCCACACCGTCCCGCTCGATTTGCCCATCGACGCCCTGGCAGAGTTTTTCGTCGAGCACCAGATCTCCGGTGCCCCTGTGGTGGCAGACGACGACACGCTCGTCGGGGTCGTCACGCTTCGCGATGTGGTGCGCACGCTCCGCTATCCAGACCGCGAGCCCCACCGACATACCGCCAACGATTACTACCTGCGCCCTCTTGACGGCGCTTGTGCGCAAGAGGAACTCGATGGCTTTCGCGTAGGCGGCGGCTATCAGCATACCGTGCGCCACATCATGACGCCCGCCGCCTACAGCGTTGACGAAGGGCTACCGGTTCAGGACGTTGCCGATGTGATGATCCGCGCCCGTCTTCACAGGCTGCTTGTCACAAAGGAAGGCAAGCTCTCCGGGATTCTGTCCGCGCTCGACCTTCTGCACCTCGTCCGTTCGCTGTGA
- a CDS encoding DUF3047 domain-containing protein translates to MPLGDLRHSTYETVDVDGRTVVRAHADDSASGFIREITINPRDFPVLEWQWKAESVLRGGNVARKSGDDYAARIYITFDYDETNLSFSERVKYRAAQALTSQDIPLRALSYIWSNEVLSDTPVPNPYTDWVMMVPVEGGTPNLGTWVRERRNIVEDYRRAFGEDPPAITGIALMTDADNTGESVTAYYGDLVLRGE, encoded by the coding sequence ATGCCGCTCGGCGACCTGCGTCACAGCACCTACGAGACGGTCGATGTTGATGGCCGAACGGTGGTGCGTGCCCACGCCGATGACTCCGCTTCGGGCTTCATCCGCGAGATCACCATCAACCCTCGCGATTTCCCCGTGCTCGAATGGCAGTGGAAGGCAGAAAGCGTCCTCCGTGGCGGCAACGTCGCCCGAAAGAGCGGAGACGATTACGCAGCCCGGATCTACATCACGTTCGACTATGACGAGACCAACTTGTCCTTTTCAGAGCGCGTCAAATATCGGGCGGCGCAGGCGCTCACCTCGCAGGATATTCCGCTGCGGGCACTGAGTTACATCTGGTCTAACGAAGTGCTTTCCGATACACCCGTGCCCAATCCATACACCGACTGGGTGATGATGGTGCCTGTCGAAGGCGGCACGCCCAACCTTGGTACGTGGGTTCGCGAGCGCCGTAACATTGTCGAAGACTACCGCCGCGCGTTTGGCGAAGACCCGCCAGCCATCACTGGGATCGCACTCATGACGGACGCCGACAACACGGGCGAGTCGGTGACCGCCTACTATGGCGATCTGGTGCTTCGTGGCGAATAG